A part of Rhodohalobacter barkolensis genomic DNA contains:
- a CDS encoding VOC family protein produces the protein MSDSKIPRFHLAFPVKELEKTMTFYRDLLGCKTGRSSEKWIDFDFWGHQVVAHVSPEDAGKSASNEVDGHAVPAKHFGVILEWDEFHELADRLKEHEINFVIEPYVRFEGKPGEQATMFLLDPSGNALEFKSFRDESQIFAK, from the coding sequence ATGTCAGATTCTAAAATTCCCCGATTTCATCTTGCTTTTCCCGTTAAAGAGTTAGAAAAAACGATGACCTTTTACAGAGATCTTCTCGGTTGCAAAACCGGGCGCAGCTCCGAAAAATGGATCGATTTTGACTTTTGGGGTCATCAGGTTGTTGCCCATGTGAGCCCGGAAGATGCAGGGAAATCTGCATCAAACGAGGTGGATGGTCATGCCGTGCCGGCCAAACATTTTGGGGTAATCCTTGAGTGGGATGAATTTCACGAGCTCGCAGATCGATTAAAGGAGCATGAGATCAACTTTGTGATCGAACCCTATGTTCGTTTTGAAGGAAAGCCGGGAGAGCAGGCTACCATGTTTCTGCTCGATCCAAGCGGAAACGCATTGGAATTCAAGTCATTTCGGGATGAGAGCCAGATCTTTGCTAAATAA